Proteins from a genomic interval of Medicago truncatula cultivar Jemalong A17 chromosome 3, MtrunA17r5.0-ANR, whole genome shotgun sequence:
- the LOC120579505 gene encoding uncharacterized protein, with amino-acid sequence MYVRRMTAHRKNEPLLIYCFQDSLAGPALTWYMNLKGITTFEELANAFIQQYKYNSYLAPNRKELQAMTQGDKESFKEYAQRFIQKSAQIRPPLEEREVADLFYETLSPFYSEKMLLCASQKFTDMVDAGVRIEEWVRKGRGSKDGASSGGYSGSLTSGSSNGNRKFGNGYPKKNPQEVGMVAHGGSQPVYPNYPYVANIPSPISDPQNPNYQPQRPQAHRPYYPPLYQSQPYQPQPFYQQPYYPFPPQQQQPRRPRPPPQQQQPRQPRPPRNQFPPIPMLFGDLLPSLLARGLVQVKPRPLVPNPLPHWYRPDLTCEFHQGAPGHDIEHCYPLKDAVQRLIHNKDLSFNDPDPVAPNNPLPPHGPTVNMIENYQEDGLVTNAQDVRTPLVPMHVKMCNIGMFSHDHINCEVCSTDPHGCIQVQNDVQGLMDQGELVVTREDKNISVVIPVFKDRTKPIGVVTPIFKDNAKTVVDPLAICIEDGKGVLLSPSTSVDNIAESSQILRSGRILPAVVQAKNKAPMIESVPIPDPSKGKSVGQPSGTDNDEILKLIKKSDYKIVDQLLQTPSKISIMSLLTSSDAHREALMKVLNQAYVDHDVTLDQFGSIVGNVTACNNLSFSEEDLPVEGKNHNMAFHISVICKTDYLSNVLIDNGSSLNVMAKTTFDKLTYSDGFIRPSCVSVRAFDGSRKTVWGEIDLPITIGPQEFKVTFQIMDIQASYSCLLGRPWIHEAGAVTSTLHQKLKFVSHGKLVTVSGESALLVSHLSSFSFIGGESSDGTSFQGLSVESGTTKGETCMASLRDAQRVIQEGKAEGWGQLVQLPENKRKEGLGFSGNKQVVFDPTRGTFHSAGFINTPPETNAILEDQSEQVAPDFVTPDGNCCNWIAFDIPSAIPFSKLNISEPVERSDPMLPPNLEFPVYEAWVEEDEEIPNELRWMLEQERKAIQPHKEEIESINLGTEEDKKEIKIEASLEASVKNRIIELLREYDDIFAWSYKDMPGLDPDVVEHRLPLKPECPPVKQKLRRSHPDMALKIKEEVRKQIDAGFLITSEYPQWLANIVPVPKKDGKVRMCVDYRDLNKASPKDDFALPHIDVLVDSTARCKVFSFMDGFSGYNQIKMAPEDREKTSFITPWGAFCYLVMPFGLINAGATYQRGMTKIFHDMIHKEIEVYVDDMIVKSGTKEEHAEYLLKMFQRLRKYKLRLNPNKCTFGVRSGKLLGFIVSQKGIEVDPDKVKAIREMPAPRTEKQVRGFLGRLNYISRFISHMTATCGPIFKLLRKDQGIVWTEDCQKAFDSIKGYLLEPPILVPPVEGRPLIMYLTVLDDSMGCVLGQQDETGKKEHAIYYLSKKFTDCESRYSMLEKTCCALAWAAKRLRHYMVYHTTWLISKMDPIKYLFEKPALTGRIARWQMLLSEYDIVYRTQKAIKGSVLADHLAHQPIEDYQPIKFDFPDEEIMYLKMKDCDEPLFGEGPDPDSKWGLIFDGAVNVFGNGIGAVILTPKGTHIPFTARLRFDCTNNIAEYEIKGKWETHHAGMIPYRDYARRLLTFFNKVELHHIPRDENRMADALATLSSMIKVNRGNDVPLISVKFLDRPAYVFVAEVVFDDKPWFHDIKVFLQTQEYPPGASRKDKRTLRRLSGNFFLSGDVLYKRNFDSVLLRCVDRREADLLMHEIHEGSFGTHSSGYSMAKKALRAGYYWITMHADCHHYAKKCHKCQIYADKIHVPPSMLNVISSPWPFSMWGIDMIGRIEPKASNGHRFILVAIDYFTKWVEAASYANVTKQVVVRFIKNNIICRYGVPNKIITDNGTNLNNKMMKELCDGFKIEHHNSSPYRPQMNGAVEAANKNIKKIVQKMVVTYKDWHEMFPYALYGYHTSVRTSTGATPLSLVYGTEAILPVEVEIPSLRVLMEAELSEAEWCQNRNDQLNFIEEKRMAALCHGQLYQTRMKQAFDKKVRPREFKEGDLVVKSIKSFQPDPRGKWTPNYEGPYVVKRAFSGGALILTTMDGEELPRPVNSDAVKK; translated from the exons ATGTATGTCAGGAGGATGACGGCTCATAGGAAGAATGAACCTCTACTCATCTACTGTTTTCAGGACAGTTTGGCTGGTCCAGCACTCACGTGGTATATGAATTTGAAGGGTATCACTACTTTTGAGGAATTGGCTAATGCCTTCATCCAGCAGTATAAATATAACTCTTATCTGGCCCCTAACCGGAAAGAGCTGCAAGCTATGACTCAGGGTGATAAGGAATCTTTCAAAGAGTATGCCCAGCGCTTCATTCAGAAATCTGCTCAAATTCGTCCGCCTTTGGAAGAAAGAGAAGTGGCTGATCTGTTCTATGAGACTCTGAGCCCTTTCTACTCAGAGAAGATGCTTCTTTGTGCTTCACAGAAGTTTACCGACATGGTAGACGCGGGTGTTCGTATTGAAGAATGGGTCCGTAAGGGACGGGGTAGTAAAGATGGTGCCTCTTCAGGTGGTTATTCAGGAAGTTTGACAAGTGGGTCATCCAATGGTAATAGGAAGTTCGGAAATGGGTACCCAAAGAAGAATCCTCAAGAGGTCGGCATGGTGGCTCATGGCGGATCCCAACCTGTATACCCCAACTACCCCTATGTTGCTAATATTCCATCACCCATCTCAGATCCACAAAACCCAAACTATCAACCACAAAGGCCTCAAGCCCACCGTCCATATTATCCACCACTATATCAATCACAACCTTATCAGCCACAACCGTTTTACCAACAACCATACTATCCCTttccaccacaacaacaacagcctCGTCGGCCTCGTCctccaccacaacaacaacagcctCGTCAGCCTCGCCCTCCAAGAAATCAATTCCCTCCTATCCCTATGTTGTTTGGAGACTTGTTACCTTCCCTACTTGCTAGGGGTCTTGTTCAGGTTAAACCACGTCCCCTGGTGCCGAACCCTTTACCTCATTGGTATCGCCCAGACCTTACTTGTGaattccatcaaggggcaccagggCACGACATTGAGCACTGTTACCCTCTCAAAGACGCAGTCCAAAGATTGATTCACAACAAGGACTTATCTTTCAATGACCCTGACCCTGTTGCTCCAAACAACCCTCTGCCACCTCATGGGCCGACCGTTAACATGATTGAGAATTATCAGGAAGATGGTCTCGTCACCAACGCTCAAGATGTCAGAACCCCGTTGGTTCCAATGCATGTGAAGATGTGTAACATAGGTATGTTTAGCCACGATCATATCAATTGTGAGGTGTGTTCTACGGATCCCCACGGGTGCATTCAAGTTCAAAATGATGTACAAGGGTTAATGGATCAAGGAGAGCTGGTTGTCACAAGAGAAGATAAGAACATTTCCGTTGTAATTCCTGTGTTTAAGGATAGGACGAAACCAATTGGTGTTGTTACTCCGATATTCAAAGACAATGCCAAGACAGTTGTCGATCCTCTGGCAATTT GCATAGAGGATGGTAAAGGGGTACTTTTGAGTCCTTCAACTTCGGTAGATAACATTGCTGAGAGTAGTCAAATTCTGAGAAGTGGACGTATTCTTCCGGCTGTTGTACAAGCAAAGAACAAAGCTCCGATGATAGAATCAGTGCCAATACCAGATCCTAGCAAGGGTAAAAGTGTGGGTCAACCTAGTGGAACTGACAACGATGAAATTTTGAAACTAATCAagaaaagtgattataagatagTGGATCAGTTATTGCAAACTCCATCCAAGATTTCTATCATGTCACTATTGACAAGTTCTGATGCTCATAGGGAGGCCTTGATGAAAGTGTTGAATCAGGCCTACGTAGACCATGATGTGACTTTGGATCAATTTGGGAGCATTGTTGGAAATGTGACGGCATGCAACAATCTGAGTTTCAGTGAGGAAGACCTCCCGGTGGAGGGGAAAAATCATAACATGGCCTTCCATATCTCTGTTATATGCAAAACAGATTATCTATCCAATGTCTTGATAGACAACGGTTCTTCCCTCAATGTGATGGCGAAGACAACCTTCGATAAATTGACATATTCAGACGGATTTATCAGGCCCAGTTGCGTGTCAGTAAGGGCATTTGATGGATCCAGGAAGACGGTGTGGGGAGAAATAGATTTACCTATCACTATTGGGCCCCAAGAGTTTAAAGTTACATTCCAGATAATGGATATTCAAGCTTCCTACAGCTGTTTACTTGGTAGACCATGGATTCATGAAGCAGGGGCAGTAACATCCACTCTTCACCAAAAGCTAAAGTTTGTGAGtcatggaaagcttgttacagtGAGTGGAGAATCAGCTCTTTTGGTTAGCCATTTGTCGTCCTTTTCCTTCATTGGTGGTGAAAGTTCGGATGGAACGTCATTCCAAGGGCTCTCGGTTGAAAGCGGTACTACAAAGGGTGAAACATGCATGGCCTCTCTAAGGGATGCTCAGAGAGTAATTCAAGAAGGAAAAGCGGAAGGCTGGGGGCAATTAGTACAGTTGCCCGAGAACAAGCGCAAAGAAGGTCTGGGTTTCTCTGGCAATAAGCAAGTGGTGTTCGACCCAACTAGGGGCACTTTTCACAGTGCCGGATTCATTAATACACCACCTGAGACTAATGCAATTTTGGAAGATCAATCAGAACAGGTGGCACCTGACTTTGTGACTCCTGATGGAAACTGCTGCAACTGGATTGCATTTGACATCCCTTCTGCGATACCTTTTTCTAA ACTGAACATAAGTGAGCCCGTTGAACGTAGTGACCCTATGCTTCCGCCCAACTTAGAGTTCCCTGTTTATGAGGCTTGGGTAGAGGAGGATGAAGAGATTCCTAATGAGCTCAGATGGATGTTAGAGCAAGAAAgaaaagccattcagcctcataAGGAAGAAATAGAATCGATCAACCTGGGTACTGAGGAAGATAAGAAAGAGATTAAGATTGAAGCGTCATTAGAGGCATCTGTCAAGAATAGGATAATTGAGCTTCTCAGAGAGTATGATGATATATTTGCGTGGTCCTACAAAGACATGCCGGGGTTAGACCCTGATGTTGTTGAACATCGTTTGCCTCTAAAGCCCGAGTGTCCTCCAGTCAAGCAGAAGTTAAGAAgatctcatccagatatggctctcaagatcaaagaggaagtgCGAAAGCAAATTGACGCAGGTTTCTTGATTACCTCTGAATATCCTCAATGGTTGGCTAACATAGTGCCCGTTCCgaagaaagatggtaaggtcagaatgtgtgttgactatCGGGATTTGAACAAAGCTAGTCCGAAGGATGATTTCGCCTTACCTCACATTGATGTATTGGTTGATAGTACTGCTAGAtgcaaggtgttctccttcatggatggattTTCTGGGTATAACCAAATCAAGATGGCTccggaagatagagaaaagacgtctttcatcACGCCATGGGGCGCTTTCTGCTACTTAGTAATGCCATTTGGATTGATAAATGCTGGCGCCACTTACCAGAGAGGCATGACTAAAATATTCCATGATATGATACATAAAGAGAttgaagtatatgtggatgatatgattgtcaAGTCAGGCACtaaagaagaacatgctgagtaTTTGTTAAAGATGTTTCaacggttgagaaagtacaaactccggttgaatcctaacaaatgtacctTCGGTGTTAGATCTGGCAAGCTCTTGGGTTTTATCGTTAGTCAGAAAGGTATTGAAGTAGATCCCGACAAAGTCAAAGCTATCAGGGAAATGCCGGCTCCAAGGACAGAGAAACAAGTTAGAGGTTTTTTGGGAAGATTGAACTACATCTCCAGATTCATCTCCCATATGACTGCCACATGTGGACCGATATTCAAGTTACTCCGTAAAGATCAGGGCATCGTTTGGACGGAAGATTGCCagaaagcttttgatagcatcaaaggGTATTTGTTAGAACCTCCGATTCTTGTCCCTCCAGttgaaggaaggcctttgatcatgtacttgACTGTGTTGGATGATTCTATGGgctgcgtgcttggtcaacaagacgaaactggaaagaaagagcatgccaTTTACTACTTGAGTAAGAAGTTTACTGATTGTGAGTCCCGATATTCTATGCTTGAGAAAACTTGTTGCGCTTTGGCATGGGCCGCTAAGCGTCTCCGTCACTACATGGTTTACCACactacttggttgatatccaaaatggatccgatcaagtacCTTTTTGAGAAGCCGGCATTAACAGGAAGAATTGCTCGTTGGCAGATGTtattgtctgaatatgatattgtgtatCGCACTCAGAAAGCCATCAAGGGTAGTGTTCTTGCTGACCATTTGGCTCATCAACCAATTGAAGACTATCAGCCTATCAAGTTTGATTTCccagatgaagagatcatgtatttaaagatGAAAGATTGTGATGAACCGTTGTTTGGTGAAGGTCCTGATCCAGACTCTAAGTGGGGTTTGATTTTTGATGGAGCCGTCAATGTCTTTGGTAATGGGATAGGGGCAGTTATCCTTACTCCTAAAGGTACTCACATCCCTTTCACTGCAAGACTCCGGTTTGATTGCACGAACAATATTGCAGAATATGAA atcaaaggaaaatgggaaACTCACCATGCTGGAATGATTCCTTACAGAGACTATGCAAGACGTTTATTGACTTTCTTCAACAAGGTGGAGTTGCACCACATTCCTCGGGATGAGAATCGAATGGCAGATGCCTTAGCAACTTTATCTTCAATGATCAAGGTGAATCGAGGCAACGACGTGCCTCTAATCAGTGTCAAGTTCCTTGATAGGCCCGCTTATGTGTTTGTAGCCGAAGTAGTTTTCGATGATAAGCCGTGGTTTCATGATATTAAAGTGTTTCTTCAAACTCAAGAGTACCCTCCTGGGGCATCCCGTAAAGATAAGAGAACTCTAAGAAGACTGTCTGGCAATTTCTTCCTGAGTGGAGACGtcttgtacaaaagaaactttgaTTCAGTTTTGCTCAGATGTGTGGACCGACGTGAAGCAgatttattaatgcatgagatACACGAAGGCTCGTTCGGGACTCATTCTAGTGGATATTCAATGGCTAAGAAGGCATTGAGAGCAGGCTACTACTGGATAACGATGCATGCTGACTGTCATCATTATGCCAAGAAGTGCCACAAGTGCCAAAtttatgctgataagattcatgttcCACCGTCTATGCTCAATGTTATCTCTTCTCCATGGCCGTTttctatgtggggcattgataTGATTGGTCGAATCGAACCAAAAGCTTCCAATGGACATCGTTTCATACTAGTGgctattgactacttcaccaaatgggtcgAAGCGGCATCTTATGCTAATGTGACCAAACAAGTAGTAGTCCgatttatcaagaacaatatcatatGCCGTTATGGCGTTCCCAACAAAATCATCACGGATAATGGCACGAATTTGAACAATAAAATGATGAAGGAATTATGTGATGGTTTCAAGATCGAGCATCATAACTcgtctccttatagacctcagatgaatggtgcggtcgaagctgcaaacaagaatATTAAGAAGATCGTGCAGAAGATGGTGGTTACCTATAaagactggcatgagatgtttcCCTACGCTTTGTATGGTTATCATACTTCAGTGCGtacttcaacaggggcaacccctctTTCTTTGGTATATGGGACGGAAGCGATACTTCCGGTAGAAGTTGAAATCCCGTCATTGAGGGTCTTGATGGAAGCTGAGCTGTCAGAGGCTGAATGGTGTCAAAATAGgaatgatcagttgaatttcaTTGAGGAAAAACGCATGGCTGCTTTATGTCATGGACAGCTATATCAGACAAGGATGAAACAAGCGTTCGATAAAaaggttcgtccccgtgaaTTTAAAGAAGGTGACCTGGTGGTCAAGAGTATCAAGTCTTTCCAACCAGACCCCAGGGGAAAGTGGACACCTAATTATGAAGGTCCCTATGTGGTGAAGAGAGCTTTttctggtggtgctttaattcttacaactatggatggagaggagttacctcgtcctgtgaattctgatgcagtcaagaaa